The genomic window GGACGAGTTGCTGGCCACCCATCGGGGCTACGACATCGGCATTCTCCCCTTCGCCCGATTCCTGGCCCGGGAACTCGAAGCCCCGTTGCATGCCGCCGAGGTCAGTCGCCTGCTGGTCGATCTGAACCGCTCCCGTCGCAGCCCGACCCTCTTTTCAGAGGTCACCCGGCAACTGCCGGCCGACGAACGCGAAGCGATTCTGCGCCGCTATTATGACTCCTATCGGGAGGCCGTGACGCAATCGGTGGCCGCAGGGCTCCGCAACGGGGGGGTCCTGCACCTGTCGGTCCACTCGTTTACCCCCGAACTGCGTGGAGTCGTTCGCCGGGCCGATATCGGTCTGCTTTACGCTCCCACTCAACCCGCCGAGGCCGAATTCTGTCGCCGCTGGCAGGCGACGGTCGCCTGCCTCGACCCCGCCCTGCGGGTGCGGCGCAACTACCCCTACCGTGGCGTCTCCGACTGCCTGGTTACCACTCTGCGGCGGCAGTTCGCCGGTGAGCGTTATCTCGGCGTCGAAATCGAAGTGAACCAGAAACTGCCGCTGGGCGAGCCGGGTCGGTGGCGTCACGTGCAGCGGGTGCTGCTTGATTCGCTGCGGGCTATCCTCGCACCGACTTGAGGTTTTACCCCCCGCTGCGCTCTGCAGACTTGATGATACCGTTACCCGCTCAGGGGTTCGGATGCAGGAGCCCGACGTACCTTTCCAACTCAGAGGAAAAGGTACTTTCCTCGGTAAACAGAATGGCCTTCAGTCCAGCGGCCTGCGCCCGCTCGACGTTGCCGGGGTTGTCGTCGACGAACAGGGCCTCTCCGGGCGGGATGCCGAGGGCGCGGACCACGTCGGTGAAGAGGGAAGCGTCGCGTTTCCCCTTGCCGAGGTGGTAGCTGTTGAAGACGCGGTCGAATTCCCGGAAGAACCGATGGCGGGCCTCCAGGAGGTCGAGCCAGTCGGTCTGGTCGCTGACGATGATGGTCTGGCAGCCGCGACGGCGGAGCGTCCGCACCGTTTCCAGCATGCGTGGTCGCAGGTGAAAGCGATCGAGAATTTCAGCGGTATAGCTTGCCTCGTAGGGGGGCAGCCCGGTCCCCCGGCAAAGCATCCCCCAAAAGTCCATTTCATTCCCCCGGCCGGTGACATAACCCGACGCGTAGACTGCCTCGACCCCTTCCAGGTAGACCCTTTCCCGATCGAGGCCAAAGCGCTCGGCCAAGGCCTGCAACCCTTCCCGGAACCCCTCTTCGGCCAGCACACCGCCGAAATCGAAGAGAATCGCCCGGACCGCAGCAGTCCGGCTCTGAGTGTCATTGCTCACTGGCATGCTCCTTTTTAGCGCAGTGCCCTTGTCGGAGGGGCTGCCCCCCATTCCGCGGGGCAGGGTACAAGGCACTGCGGGTAGTGAAAACAGCAAAAAGCGGTAGACTGGAAAGCAAAAGACACTCTATGTTCAAAATTGCGGTGAAGATGCGAAAAGCCCTGCTTCTTTCAATTCTTTCGGTCTTTCTGCTGCTGCGGCTGGCGACGTCGCCGCTGTTCGGCCAAGAGTCGCCGGCGCAAAGCCAGGCCCCATATCCCGGAGTGGCCGAGGTCGTTCCTCGTGCCTCCCAGCTGGCCGAGGAAGGCCTGCTGGCCAGGGAAAGAATAGCCACGCTGAGCGATACCGCAACCGTGCGCGGGCAGCTCGATGCCACCCTGCAGCAATTGATCCGCATGGAGCCGCAGTTGACCGACGTCTCCGAACCGCTCGCCCGAGGCTTCGACGAGATGCGCGAGCTGCGCGGGCGCCTTGCGGACGAAAAGGGCAACCTGGAGAATAACCTCGATCGCCTCTCAGCCCGCCTGTCCGAGCTCGAGGAGATGGGAAAAAGCTGGAGAGCGAAAAAAGCCTTTTGGGAAAGCTGGCAAACTTCTTTGCAAGGGCCAGAGATTCGCGTGCCGTTGGAGGAGTTTCAGCAGGCGATCGGCACCATTGACGACGTGTTGCGCTCGGCCTCGATCGCTTCCGAACGGCTGGTGCAGTTGCAGAAAGATACCGCCGACCTTCAGGGCAAAACGGTGGATATGCTCAGCCGCATCGAGAGCCTTATCCGCGGGCAGACGTTCAGCAAGGTCAGTCATTCCTTCGCCAGCCGCGAATATCTCCAGCAGTTCGATGCCCGGCTCTGGTCACAGGTCAGGAGCGGGATCGCCGGAGTGGAAGGCATTTCCCCCGGATTTCTCCGGGATCAGGGCTGGATCGCCGTCCTGCAGATTCTTCTGGTATTCATTCTGGCCGGTTTCATCATCCACCACCGGCCCCGAGCCGAAGAGACCGAGGAGTGGCAGTTCATCCTGCACCACCCCTGGGCCACCGGCATTTTCGTCGCCTTCTCCACGCTCAGCCTCCTTTACTCCGAGGCTCCCGACCTCTGGCAGCTGTTACTCTGGCTTCCGGCGGCCTTTTCGGCTACCATCCTCATGTGCGCCCTGCTGAAAAACCCGCGCAAACGGTTCACGATCTGGTTGCTGGCCACCTTTTTCGTGCTGTCGCTGGCACTGCGCACCATTGCCCTGCCTCTGCCGCTCTATCGCCTGTACCTGGCACTGCTTTCCCTCGTCGGCGTACCGCTCTTTCTGCTTCTCGCCGCGAGCAACCAGCGCGCCCGCCAGGGCCAACTCACCGGCTTTACCGTGAC from Desulfuromonadales bacterium includes these protein-coding regions:
- a CDS encoding N-formylglutamate amidohydrolase; this encodes MAETYRIILSCEHGGRRIPAPYRPLFAGQDELLATHRGYDIGILPFARFLARELEAPLHAAEVSRLLVDLNRSRRSPTLFSEVTRQLPADEREAILRRYYDSYREAVTQSVAAGLRNGGVLHLSVHSFTPELRGVVRRADIGLLYAPTQPAEAEFCRRWQATVACLDPALRVRRNYPYRGVSDCLVTTLRRQFAGERYLGVEIEVNQKLPLGEPGRWRHVQRVLLDSLRAILAPT
- a CDS encoding HAD family phosphatase yields the protein MSNDTQSRTAAVRAILFDFGGVLAEEGFREGLQALAERFGLDRERVYLEGVEAVYASGYVTGRGNEMDFWGMLCRGTGLPPYEASYTAEILDRFHLRPRMLETVRTLRRRGCQTIIVSDQTDWLDLLEARHRFFREFDRVFNSYHLGKGKRDASLFTDVVRALGIPPGEALFVDDNPGNVERAQAAGLKAILFTEESTFSSELERYVGLLHPNP